AGCATCCGCTTGACGTTGTTCTGCGTCGCGGCGGCGAAGTTCCCGAGCGTCATCGTGACGATTGCGAGGATGACGAACGCGAGCGTCCAGTCGACACCGATTGCGCTCGCTGTATCAGCGACTGGGAACGCCTCCGTGAAGACGCGGAACGCGATCACGAAGCCAGCGGCCTTCGAAGCCGAGGACAGGAACGCTGCGATCGGGGCCGGCGCACCCTCGTAGGCCTCTGGTGCCCAGAAGTGGAACGGCACGCTCGCCGTCTTGAACGCGAAGCCACCGATGAGCATCAGGATACCGAGGCCGAGCAGTCCGCCGTACGGATCTGCGTCTCCAGCCTCGACGACCTCTGCAATGTTCGTGAGCTGTAGGTGACCCGTCGCACCGTACACCAGCGAGATTCCGTATACGAAGATCGCCGACGACAGCGCACCGATCAGGAAGTACTTCAGCCCTCCCTCGACGCTGCCGCGGTTATCCTTCAGGATCGACACCAGCGCGTAGGACGGCAGGCTCGCCAACTCGAGTGCGATGAAGATCGTCACCAGGCTGTTGGCGGCGGCCATGAACGACATGCCGGTCGCCGCGAGCAGGACGAGCGAGTAGTACTCGGCCTGGTAGGTGTGGTCCTCCATGTAATCGTAGCTCGCGACTGCCACGAGCGCCGTGACGACGGCGACGATGATCATGAAGAACAGCGCGAGCTGGTCGACGACGAACTGGTCGCCCAGCACGTCGATGACACCGCGACCGCCGTCGATCGTCGGCGTGCCGACGCCGGCCAAGATGTACCAGACGGCGACACCGAGCGAGACGATCGAACCGGCGGCCGTCGTCCCGGCGAGCAGCCCGCTGTTACGCGAGTCCGGCGAGATGCTGTCGACGATGAACAGTACCATCGCCGTCAAGGCAAGCACCAGTGCCGGCGCGAGTGCGGTCCAGGCGGGCAGTTCGAACAGTGCCATTACAGTTCACCTCCGGTCTCCAGGATCGGATCGACTGCGTCCGTAATCATTTCGAAGATCAGCTCTGGTGCGACGCCGAGCAGGATGATGAGTCCTAGCAGCACGAACATCGGTGCGATGTCGTGCAGCGGGGCGCGGTCGACGTCGTAGTCCGTTTCCAGGTGGTACGGCCCGAAGACCGTCCGCTGGAGCGCAAAGAGCAGGTAGCCCGCGACGATCACGATACCGAACATCGCGAGGGCGGTGAACACCTGCGAGTAGGCGAGTCCCTCGGCACCGAACGCGCCGAAGAAGATCGTGAACTCGCCGAAGAAGCCGCTCATCAGCGGTAGTCCCATGTAGCCAAAGGCACCGGCGACGAGGATGCCGACGGCGACTGGCATGCGGTCTGCCATCCCGGACATGTCCGTGACCATCCGGGTGTGGGTGGCGTTGTAGATGACGCCGACTGCCATGAACATCAGTCCGGAGATCAGGCCGTGGCTGACCATCTGGAAGGTCGCGCCACCGACACCGAACTGAGTCAGGGCAATCAGACCGAGAATCACGTAGCCCATCGACGAAACGGAGGAGTACGCGACGATCCGTTTCAGGTCAGTCTGGGCCAACGCGAGCATCGCGCCGTAGATGACGCTGATCACGGCGATGGCCGCGATCGGGATCACGAACGGCTCGATGATCTCGGCTGGGAACATCGTGAAGTTGAATCGCAGCAGTGCGTAGGTCCCCATCTTCAGCAGGACGCCAGCCAGCAGCACCGACGCGGGCGTCGGTGCCTCGACGTGGGCGTCCGGCAACCACGTGTGGAACGGGACGATCGGGACCTTCACCGCGAACCCGAGGAACATCGCGACGAACACGAGCGAGGCGAGCGTCGTGCCGCCGATGCCGAGGAACCCGTCAGGGCCACCGTCGAGCATCGCGGCCGTCACGTCCGGCAGTGCGAACGTCGTCACGTCACCGAGCCCGAAGACGAGTGCGATGAACGCACCGAACATCACGAGCGAGGCGACGTTCGTGTAGACGAAGAACTTGATCGCCGCGTACTTCCGGCGTGGACCGCCCCAGATCCCGATCAGTAGGTACATCGGGATGAGGACAGCCTCCCAGAAGATGAACCAGACGAAGAAGTCCAGTGCGGCGAAGACGCCGATCAGGTTCGCCTCGATGAAGAGTACGAGTCCGTAGAACTGAGACTCACGCTCGTCGATCGGCGTCCACGAACTCACGATCGCGAGCGACGAAAGGATCGTCGTCAGGACGACGAGCGGCATGCTGATGCCGTCCAGACCGACGAGCCACGAGATCGAGTACTCGCCGAACTGGATCCACTCGAACTCCGAGGCGAACGCGAGTTCGCCGCCGAGTAGCGCGTTGCCACTGCCGTCGAACGCCGAGAACATCCACAGCGAGAGCGCTGCGGGGATCAGGCTGATTGCGAACGCCAGCTTCCCAGCGATGCGATTCGGCGCAACGAACGTTACGAACGCGCCGACCAGTGCGACTGCGATCAGTGCTTCGATCATCATAGGAACCACCCTCCAACGTAGCCGAGAACCAACAGTAAGCCGATGAAGCCGGCCACCAGCAGTGCTGCGTAGTTCGTCACGAGCCCCGTCTGAATCCGTTTCAGCCGGCTACTGCTGAACAGGCTGGCGGTCGAGACGCTGTTGACCACGCCGTCGATCACCGTCTGGTCGAACCGATCTGCAGCACGCGCAAGCGGCTGGGTGAACCCTTCGGCGAGCCAGACCTGGTACTCGTCCTGATAGTAGTTCGACTCGAGTGTCTGGCGTGCGCTGCCCAGGCGTTCTTTGTGTGCGACTGGCTCTGGAACGTTGTAGAGCTTCCAGGCGAGGCCGGCACCGGAGAACGCAAGCAGCAGGGAGACGCCGGCAGCGATCAGGACAGTGAGTTGTTCACCGCCAATGTAGGCGGTTTCGAACGCGAGCAACTCGCCGTAGGCGCTGTAGGTCAGCCCCTCGACGGCACCGTACTCGCCGTCGAGCCAGTGTTCTAAGAACACAATGTCGATCTGTGCGAGCTTTGCGACGGGTGCGAGGTTCGCAATCCCGGCAACAAGTGCGAGGACACCGAGAACGATCAACGGGGCCTTCATCGACCAGCCGATATCGTGTGGGTCCTCCGCGGCTTCCGAGCGGGGTTCACCGTGGAAGGTCAGGAAGACCATCCGGAAGGTGTAGAAGCCGGTAAAGAAGACGGCGACGAGCGCCATCGCGTAGGCTGCGAGGATGATCGGCTCTTCGATGCCGATAATGAGCGCATCGTACAGAATTTCGTCCTTGGACCAGAAGCCCGAGAACGGGATAATGCCCGCGAGTGCGAGTGCGCCCGCGAGGAACGTGTAGTAGGTGATGGGTGCCTTGTCCTTGAGGCCGCCCATCTTCCACATGTCCTGTTCGTGGTGCATGAGGACGATGACGGCACCGGCACCGAGGAACAGCAGCGCCTTGAAGAAGGCGTGGTTCATCAGGTGGAAGACCCCGGCGACGTAGCCGCCGACACCGAGGCCGAGCATCATGTAGCCGTACTGGCTGATCGTCGAGTACGCCAGCACCTGCTTGATGTCGTCTTTGACGACGCCCATCGTCGCGGCAAAGAGCGCGGTGAAGCCACCGACGAACGCGATGATCGCGAGCGCGGTGGGCGACAGTGCGTAGTAGCCAAACATCCGGGCGACGAGATAGACACCCGCTGCGACCATCGTCGCCGCGTGAATCAGTGCGGAGACGGTGGTCGGACCCTCCATCGCGTCGGGAAGCCAAGTGTGCAGTGGGAACTGTGCGGACTTCCCGATGACACCGCCAAGCACCAGGAGTGCGGTGATCGTCACCCAGGTTTCGGCACCGAAGCCGAACAGGGTGTCACCGTTGTCGATTGCTGTTTCAGCGGCCGTGACGAACGAGTTATCGCCGGCGAAGGCGACCGTGCCGAACGTCGCGGCGATGGCGACGACCCCGAGCAGGAAGAAGTAGTCACCAAAGCGGGTGACGAGGAACGCCTTCTTCGCGGCCGATGGTGCCGAGCGCGTGCGGAACCAGAAACCGATCAGCAGGTACGAACAGAGGCCCACGAGCTCGAAGAACATAAACGCCATCAGCAGGTTGTCCGCGTAGACGAACGCGAGCATGCTGAACGTGAAGAGACCGAGGCTGGCGTAGTACCGCGGCAGCCCGGTCTCGCCCTCGGCGTTCATGTAGCCGAGGCTGAAGATGTGGACCAGGAACGCGATCAGCGAGACGATGACGAGCATCAGCGCGGCGAGCGGATCGATCAGGATACCGAAGGTGAACTCGATCCCGTCGGCACCAATCTCGCTCGCGGCGTCACCGATCGCCCACTGATACAGCGTCTCGTGATACACTTCACCGCTCGCGACGGCCACGAGCATCAGCACGGAGAGCGCAAGCGAGCCCCCCGTCGCGATGATGCCCGCGAGCGCGCCCTTCTTCGGCATGTACTTGCCGAACGTCAGGGCGACGACGAACGCCACGAGTGGGAACAACGCGATCGCCGGCGCGTAGTTGAACACATCCTCCATCTTACCACCTCATCGTCGTTGGAACCGTGACATCGACGTCACGGAAGTTGCGGTACAGCAGCAGGATGATCCCGAGTCCGACGGCGACCTCGGCGGCCGCGAGGGCCATCGTGAACAGGGCAAAGACCTGTCCCGAGAGATTGCCGTGGTAGAACGCGAACGCGATCAGGTTGATGTTGGCCGCGTTCAGCATGAGCTCGACGGACATCAGGAACATCAGTGCGTTTCGACGCGTCAGGATTCCGAACAGGCCGATGGCGAACAGCGCCATCGACAGGAGGACGTAGTGTTCGACGCCGACTGTCATCGGTCGTCACCTCCCGTTTCTGTCTCCGTCGCTGTCTCGGTCTCGGTGTCGGTCTCGTCCGTGCTGACGGCTGCGGAGCCAGTATCGGACACACCGCCGTCAGTGGCGGCCGTCTGCTCGTCCTGGGCTGGGCCCGAAACCGGTCCGGGACCGTCCTGGGGGAGCGCCACGATCGGCTCACCGTTTTCCTCACGCTTTGCGAGGACGATCGCACCGTCGAGTGCGGCGTCAAGCGCGAGTGCGATCAGCAAGAACGCAGCGAGGAACGCTTCCGTGTTCGGGATCGATCCCGCTTCGGACTGAAGCGGGTCAAGGTCGAACATCGCATACCCCAGTTCGGACGTGATCGCAATTCCCTCGGGGAAGCCCTGCCCGTCACCAAAGCTTGTGTTGATGGCGATCAACGCCATCAGCCCGAACAGGGCGATTGCGAGCACACCCGGGACCAGCGTGCGGCCGAGTCGAAGCCGCGGTCTGGTCGTCATGTCTGTACCACCTCATCCGTCTCCGAATCCGTCTCGTCTGTTGCGCCCTTGTGCTGTGTCAGCATCACGGCGAACGTGATGAGGATGAGGACCCCGCCGACGTAGACGAGGACCTGCATCATGGCGACGAACTCTGCCGCCTGCATCACGAAGTGTACCGCAATGCTCATCAGCGCGACGCCAAGCATGAGCGCCGAGTGCCACGGGTCCTCGAGGAGGACCACACCCAGCCCGCTGGCGAGCGTGATGAACGCAAACAGCGTGAACGCGATCAGCTCGTATGTCATTGTTGTAATAGACTGCCCGTGCTCGGGGACGGGCGACCCAGACGGTTACTGGTAATCGACCTCCCCGTCTCCCTCGCCGATCCACGCGCCCCGGTCCGGTTCGCGCGACTCGAGCGGGTCGATATCCTTGTACCACGGTACCGATTTCAGCTGCTCCTTGTTGTAGACCAGATCGTGTTTCGTATCGCCGGTAAACTCGAAATTCTGGGTGAGCAGGATGGCGTCGACGGGACAGACTTCCTCACAGAGGCGACAGTAGATACACTGTCCGATGTGGAGGTTGTACTGCTCGCCGTTTCGCTTGTCGTCCATCACGATCTGAATCGTATCGTTCGGACAGACGTTCTCACACTGGCGACACCAGATACAGCGCTCCTGGCTGAACTTGTGGACGCCGCGGAACCGCGGCGAGACATCTGGTGCTGCCGTTGGATACTCGACCGTGAACGTCGAGCCGTCCAGTGCGTGTTTCATCGTCGTTGCCATCGATTTGAGTACGCCGATCATGCAATCACCCCTACAATTGCCGCAGTGAGTCCGAGATTCGCAAAGGAGAGGACGAGTAGTCCCTTCCAGCCAATCTCGATGAGTTGGTCGATCCGCACACGTGGCACCGCAGAGCGGAGCCACTGGGTCAGGAAGAACACACCCCAGATCTTGAGGGTGAACCAGAGAATACCGAGCTCGTCCGGCCCTGGTCCGGCGGGTCCGCCGAGGAAGATCGTCGCGATGATCGCACCGCCAAGGAAGATGTGCAGGAACTCGCCCAGATAGACGAGCACGAAGTAAACCGAGGAGTACTCGGTCTGATACCCTGCAATGAGCTCTGCCGGCGCTTCGGGCATGTCGAACGGATTCCGCCCGACTTCCGCGAAGTTCGCGATCAAGAATAGGACGAATGCGAACGGGTTCACCAGCGCGAACCACGCTGGCACCGCCCACTCGAGTCCGGGGATCGTGAACAGCGTTGTCTCGTTCTGGACGGCGACGATCTCGCTCATCTGCAGCGACCCCGCAAACAGGACGACCGACATCCCGGTCACGACGAGCGGGATTTCGTACGCAACGTTCTGTGCAACCGCACGCAGACCGCCGAGCAGCGAGTACTTGTTACCCGATGCGTAGCCGGCCATCACCAGACCGATCGAAGCGATGCCAGCGACGGCGAAGACGAACGCCAGGCCGACCTCGGGGTCAGCGAGGTGGATTCCGCTGCCCATCGGGATGACGGCGAAGCCGAGCATCGCTGAGCCTGCGATCACGATCGGTGCGAGGTCGTAGGCCGGTCGATCGACGTTCTCCGGAATGATGTTCTCCTTCGAGAGGAGGCGAACCGAGTCAGCGATGATGATCCCGATTCCGCCGGGACCGAGGTGGTTAACCGCAATCCGGTCCGTGAAGGAGGCGGTGATCTTCCGTTTCGCCCACGGTCCGGCAACACCGGTCATCGCGAGGATGAAGTTCCCGACGATGAACGCGGCGACGAACGTCGCGAACAACTCGCCGGCGAGGCCGAACTGGCCCAGACCGGTGAGCTCCGTGATGTGCTCGGGGAGCAACACCGGGTCGCCGCCGTTTTGCAGCGGAAACAGGCTCGGACTGGCCGTCGCCCCGCTCATCGATCCACCTCCCCGAGAACGATGTCCAAGCTGCCCAGCGAGGCGATCAGGTCAGGGATGTACTCCCCTTCGGACATCTCTTCTAAGGCCTGCAGGTTCGAGAAGCACGGACTCCGGATCTTGAATCGACCGGGCTTGTCCGAGCCGTCCGAGCGGATGTAGATGCCGAGTTCGCCCTTTGCTCCCTCGACGGCGCGGTAGATTTCGGTGCCGGCATCCGGCTTCAGCGTGCGCGGGACGTTCGCCTGTACGTCGCGCTCGTCTTCCGGCCAGTCCTCGAGGAGGTCGAGACACTGCTCAATGATCTTCGCGGATTCCTCGACCTCCTCCATCCGACAGAGGACGCGCGCGTAGTTGTCAGCACCATCGCGTGTGATGACGTCCCAGTCGAGCTGTTCGTAGTAGCCGTACGGATCGTCACGGCGCAGGTCGTAGTCGACGCCGGAGCCACGTGCGACGGGCCCGGTACAGCCGTAATCCTTGGCGACCTCGGGCTCCAGCACGCCGGTGTCGATACAGCGGGTCTGGAAGATTTCGTTGCCCGTAATGAGGTCGTTGTATTCGGCGACCTTGGCCGGAAGCTCGTTGAGGAACTCACGGGTCAGCTCGAAGAACTCCTCGCGTGGTTCAGGCAGGTCCCAGGCAACGCCGCCGACGCGGAAGTAGTTGAACATCATCCGCTGGCCCGTCAGATCCTCCAGAATGTCCTGAATGACCTCCCGGTCGCGGAACGTGTACATGAACGTCGCGGTGAACTCGCCGTAGACGTCGAGTGCGAACGTCCCGAGCGCGAGCATGTGCGAGGCGATTCGGCACAGCTCCGCACCCATCGTCCGGATGATCTGTGCATACTCGGGAACCTCGATGTCCGCAAGGTCCTCGATCGCACGCGCGTACGCCCACTCGTTCAGTAGGCCCGCCGAGACGTAGTCCCAGCGGTCCGGGTAGGGCATTATCTGGTGACGGTAGGTGCCCTGCTCGCACATCTGCTCCTCACAGCGGTGGAGGTAGCCGATGTCCGGCTCGACGTCGGCGACCGTCTCGCCGTCCAACACCGTCTTGACGTGGAGCACGCCGTGGGTCGCCGGGTGGTGTGGTCCGATGTTCAGGAACATCGTATCCGACTCGGCGTCGCGGTGATCCGGCTGAATCGGGTTCTGGTGCTCCGTGAGCGTGACGAGCTGCGGTTTCTCCTGATCGTAGTCCTTCGAGAGGGGGTGGCCCTGCCACGTCTCCGGCAGGAGAATCCGTCGCAGATCTGGGTGGTCGTCGTACTCGATGCCGACCAGATCGTACGCCTCTCGCTCGTGCCAGTCAGCCGTCCGGAACACCGGCTCGGCACTCTGGCTGACTGGGTCGTCGACCGTCGTCGGAACGACGATGCTGACCTCGTCTGTCGGGTCAGCGAACTTCTTCATGTGATAGATCGACTCGTATCGATCCTCGTACTGCTGGGCTGTAACACACGAGAGGTGGTCGTAGCCGGCCTCGTCGCGAAGATCCGAGAGCACGCTCTGGACGTCGTTCGGGTTGATGACGAAGCCCGGCGCGTTCAGGTGATCGTCGCGCGCGATGGCGCGCTCGCCGAGCAGGGACTCGAGTTCGTCTTCAGTAGTCCCGGTTTCAGCTGCCGTGAGCTCTGCCTCGGGCTCCGTTTCGGGTTCGGTTCCCGTGCTCATGGTGAATCAGCCCAGTTGTAGCGCATGACGAGGTCGTCCTCGTCGATCTCGTGTGCGAGTTTCTGTACGAGTTCGTCCTTTTCGAGGTCGCCGAACTCCTCGAGTTCGTACGGTTTGACGACGACGGACGAGGACTCGCCGTTCTTGATTCGCTCCTGGAGTTTGAGGACGCCGTAGAGCAGCGCCTCCGGTCGCGGTGGGCAACCGGGGACGTGAATGTCGATGGGGATGATCTCCTCGGCACCCTTGACGACGTTGTACCCCTCCTGGAACGGGCCGCCGGAGATCGTACAGGAGCCCATGCCGACGACGAACTTCGGTTCGGGCATCTGGTCGTAGACGCGCTTCATGCGCGGGCCGAACTTGGAGACGATCGTTCCGGGGACGATCATCACGTCGGCCTGTCGCGGCGAGGCGCGGGGGACGCCGGCCCCGAATCGGTCCAGGTCGTGTTTGATCGCGTACGTGTGCATCATCTCGATGCTGCAGCAGGCGATCCCGAACTGGAGCATGAACATCGAGTTCCCGCGAACCCAGTTCATGAACTCGTCGAACTTCGTGAGGATGAACGGCGACGCGCCGAACGCCTCGCGAAGCTTGGAGTTGAAGCGGTCGTCGACACCCTCGCCGATTCGGGCGTCGCGGGTGTCCGTCGACGGCGCTGTGCTGTCGTAGATCGTTTGTCGTGGTTCGTCGCTACTCATGGTCGGTTATGCTCGGATTCTACCTGACGAGGTGTCTGTGCCCACTGGACCGCACCCTTTCGCCACGCCCACGCGAGTCCGACGAGGAGGATCGTGACGAAAAGCACCATTGGGCCGAGGATCTCGAGCAGCGAGACGGCGTCCGATTCGACGGCATCCAGGTACACGACCGCCCACGGAAACAGAAGGACGGTTTCGATATCGAAGATGAGGAACAGAAGCGCAACCATGTAGTACTGGATGTTGAACCGGACGCGCGTGTCGCCGGTCGGGATCTCGCCACTCTCGTAGGTGGCACGTTTGCTCGTTTCGGGTACACTCGGGCGCAGAAGGTACGATACCGCCATCATACCGAGCGGTATCAGTACTCCCACGAGTGCAAGCGCCCCGATCGCTATCCAATCGTTCATCTCCGTAACGTTCGGGAGTTTAAACCGCATGCACATAAGGGTTGATTGTTCGTTTTCCGGCCCAAGACGGGCCAAATAGAGAGATCAGCCATAAACTATCCGGCCGAATAATTGCCGTAGACTCGCCGTACGCGTTCCCGGCGGAACGTACCGCTATGCAGGAGCTCCATCGTCCGAATAAGTGGTGAAAAATAGTGATGGTCGCGCCATGGGCTGTCCGGCTGCACGAGGGGAGTGGACCGCCGGCGCATCTGCGCGACGATAGTACTCCGCTTCCTCCTCTTCTACTCCGCTTCCTCCTCTTCTACTCCGGCTACTCCGACTCGCCGCGCTCGCGGAAAGCCGGCGTTCCGTTGTCGTGTAACTCGCGCGAAACGGCACCGACACCGTCGCGCAGTTCCTCGTGGTAAGCCACAAGTCGGTTACGGACCTCGTCGTGCTGACGTGCGAGGATCTGCGCTGCCGAGAGCGCGGCGTTGAAGGATTTGCCGGCGTCGACGGCGACCAGCGGCGCACCCGCCGGCATCCCGATCACGCTGTCGACGGATTTCTCCTGAACTGGAACGCCGATCACGGGGAGCGGGTACGCGACCGACGCCGTCATATTCGGTAGATCCGCGGACTTCCCGCCGGCACCCGCAATGATAAGCTCTAGTCCGCGCTCCTCTGCCGTCTCTGCGTAGGCCGTCATCAAATCGGGTGTTCGGTGAGCCGAGGTGACGTACGTCTCGAACGTGAATCGCTCGTCCGGTGGGCGCTCGTAATCGGTCTGCTCGGCAAATCCGAGTTCGTCGACGAAGGCGTCGTACGCGCCGGGGCGCTTCCCGCCGGTCATCATCGTTTCGAGGTCGGAATCGCTGCCCATCACGATTCCAACGTCTGGTGTTTCGGCGTCGGGCCGGTCCTGGTCGGCCTCGGCGTGCAGTCGATCGATCAGCTCGGAAACGGTCTCGCTCATAGGTGACAGTTCTCTCACTCCGACGTGAACGTGACGGACTCCTCGAGTTCCCGAGCGGCCGCCAGCAGCTCGTCAGTCGTCTCGTCCTTACGGCCCGACAGCGTGACGTGCCCCATCTTTCGCAGCGGACGGGCCTCGCGCTTGCCGTACCAGTGGAGGTTCGCACCCGGCGTCTCGAGGATCCGGTCAACGTTTCGCAGTGCAGCGGGCTGAGACTCCTCGACGTCGCCGAGCAGGTTCACCGACACCGTCGGCGACCGCAGCTCTGTGGCTGCGAGTGGCCAGCCGAGCACCGCGCGGGCGTGCTGTTCGAACTGCGAACTCTGTGCACCCTCGATCGTCCAGTGACCGGAGTTGTGCGGACGTGGTGCGATTTCGTTGAGCAGAATCTCCCCGTCCTGCTCTCGCGGGCTCCCCCCGCTCGAATCTTCCGAGGCGCTATGCGCCTCGCTCGTCTCAAAGAGTTCGATACCGTAGACGCCGCGACCCTCCATTACCTCGAGGACATCCGCAGCGACCTCACGAGCGCGCTCCTCGACAGCGTCGGCCGAGCCCGCCGGCACGACTGTCTCCCGCAGGATCTCGTCCTCGTGAATGTTCTCTCCGATCGGGAACGTCGCGATTTCGTCGTCGCCCTTGACGGCGATCACCGAAATCTCGCGCTCGAAGTCGACGAACGCCTCGACCATCGCCGGCCCGGCGACGGACTCGAGTGCATCCTCGGCCTCGTCGGCTGACTCGACAGGGACGTTGCCGCGGCCGTCGTAGCCGCCGGTACGCGCCTTGAGCATCACCGGCGCGCCGTAATCGTCGATCGCCGCGCGGATATCGTCGGCGTCCTCGACCGCCCGGAACGGCGGGACCGGAACGCCGGCGGACTCGAGTTCCTGCTTCTGGACCAGTTTGTCGTGGATCGTCTCGAGTGTCTCGGGTTTTGGATGGACTGGTGTGCCGGAGTCCTCGCTGACGCGCTCGAGGACGTCCTGGTCCGCGAGTTCGATTTCGAACGTGAGCACGTCGGCGCGAGCAGCGAGTTCGCGAATGCCCGCCTCGTCGTCGAAGCCGGCGACGATCTGGTCGCGGGCGACGGGAGCCGCGGGGCAGTCGGCCGTGGGGTCGAGGACGATGACCTCGACGCCCAGTGGCGAGGCTGCTTCGGCGAGCATGCGCCCGAGCTGTCCACCACCGACGACGCCGATCGTTGGACCTGGCGTCTGTAAGGTCGTCATTGGCGGGTGTTGCGTGTGATTCCGCTTAAGAATTGGCAATCGGGGATCAGAACCGGTGTCGTCATCGAGATGGTCTCTCGACACCCCAATATAATTCGAGCCCGAAAAAGAAGGTATTTTGTATGTGATGTTAGAACAGTAATATGTGGTCGCTGAGGAATATCCGCCGGGGAGTCAATCCGACGAGACGACGTCAGCACGACGCGAGGCAACGCAGCCGATACTGGTAGTCGACGACTTGACGAAGACCTACGACATCGACGAAGAGACGACGACCGCGGTAGATGGCGTTTCGTTCACCGTCGACGAGGGAACCGTCGTCGGGCTGCTCGGCCCGAACGGCGCTGGCAAGACAACGACGATCAAGTTGCTGCTCGGGCTCGTTCGGCCGAGCAGTGGCACTGCACGAATTGGCGGGGTCGACGTGACCGAATCACCACCCGCCGTCTCACAGACGGTCGCCGCAATGCTCGAAGGGGCACGAAACGTCTACTGGCGGCTCACCGTTCGCGAGAACATTCGCTTTTTCGCACGACTTGGCGGCCAGCAGGCCGACGCCGACGAGATCGATCGGTTGATCGCACAGGTCGGCCTCCAGGGGCGAGCCGACGAACCGGTCAACGAACTCTCGCGAGGAATGAAACAGAAAGCCTCGCTGGCCTGTACGCTCGTTCGAGAGACACCCATCGTCGTTCTCGACGAACCGACGCTGGGTCTCGACGTCGAGAGTTCGTTCGAGCTTCGACAGGAACTCCGGCGACTGGCGACACAGGAGGAGCGGACGGTCCTCGTTTCGAGTCACGACATGCAGGTGATCGAAGCGCTGTGTGACCGGGTTATCATTCTGAACGAGGGGGACATCCTGGCCGACGAGACGGTCGAGAACCTCTTGAGTCTGTTTCAGACGCGGTCCGTTCGTGTGACCGTCGAGGGCCAGTTGTCGAGTGCTATCCAGACGGAACTGACGGAACGATTCGGCGCGACAGCGTGGACACCCGCGGCGACGGAGACACTGCCACCCACCAGTTCGACGCCACTCGAGTCCAGGGAAACGAGTTCTACGAACTGACGGATGTGCTCCGGAACTCGGAGACGACCTTCGCCTCCGTCGACACGCTCGAACCGGACTTAGAGGATATTTTCTTGCGTATTATTGAGACCGAGACGGAACAGGAACAGGAACAGGAACAGGAACAGGAACAGGAACAGGAACAGGAACAGGAACAGGAACAGGAACAGGAACAGGAACAGGAACGGGAACAGGAACAGGAACGGGAACAGGAGCAAGTGCACACCGATGGCTAAGCATCACTTGCTCGTTGCCGCAGTCGTCGAGAAGCAACTCGTTCTCCTTAAGCGATACTGGTTCAACACGCTCTCGATGCTCCTGGGGATGTACGCTATGTTCGCGCTGGTGTTCTTCGGCGGCCAATCGCTCGGTGGCGCGGACGTCGAGAGCGCTCTCGATATCGTCGTGATCGGCTTTTTCCTCTTTCTCGCCGCCAGCGCTGCCTACTTCGACGTTGCGAACAGCGTCATGCGGGAAGCGCAG
The DNA window shown above is from Natrialba magadii ATCC 43099 and carries:
- a CDS encoding NADH-quinone oxidoreductase subunit J, encoding MTYELIAFTLFAFITLASGLGVVLLEDPWHSALMLGVALMSIAVHFVMQAAEFVAMMQVLVYVGGVLILITFAVMLTQHKGATDETDSETDEVVQT
- a CDS encoding NADH-quinone oxidoreductase subunit N, producing the protein MALFELPAWTALAPALVLALTAMVLFIVDSISPDSRNSGLLAGTTAAGSIVSLGVAVWYILAGVGTPTIDGGRGVIDVLGDQFVVDQLALFFMIIVAVVTALVAVASYDYMEDHTYQAEYYSLVLLAATGMSFMAAANSLVTIFIALELASLPSYALVSILKDNRGSVEGGLKYFLIGALSSAIFVYGISLVYGATGHLQLTNIAEVVEAGDADPYGGLLGLGILMLIGGFAFKTASVPFHFWAPEAYEGAPAPIAAFLSSASKAAGFVIAFRVFTEAFPVADTASAIGVDWTLAFVILAIVTMTLGNFAAATQNNVKRMLAYSSIGHAGYALIGLAGISAGGGELVMGAAMMHLFVYGFMNTGAFLFVALAEYWGVGRTFEDYNGLGRRAPVACFALAIFMFSLAGIPPLGGFWSKYFLFTGALEAGLLVVAAALVINSALSLYYYTRLVKAVWIEEPVTERDALAQPVGLYAAIVVAAVMTLALLPLFGPVADTAVDAATAMLA
- the nuoL gene encoding NADH-quinone oxidoreductase subunit L; protein product: MEDVFNYAPAIALFPLVAFVVALTFGKYMPKKGALAGIIATGGSLALSVLMLVAVASGEVYHETLYQWAIGDAASEIGADGIEFTFGILIDPLAALMLVIVSLIAFLVHIFSLGYMNAEGETGLPRYYASLGLFTFSMLAFVYADNLLMAFMFFELVGLCSYLLIGFWFRTRSAPSAAKKAFLVTRFGDYFFLLGVVAIAATFGTVAFAGDNSFVTAAETAIDNGDTLFGFGAETWVTITALLVLGGVIGKSAQFPLHTWLPDAMEGPTTVSALIHAATMVAAGVYLVARMFGYYALSPTALAIIAFVGGFTALFAATMGVVKDDIKQVLAYSTISQYGYMMLGLGVGGYVAGVFHLMNHAFFKALLFLGAGAVIVLMHHEQDMWKMGGLKDKAPITYYTFLAGALALAGIIPFSGFWSKDEILYDALIIGIEEPIILAAYAMALVAVFFTGFYTFRMVFLTFHGEPRSEAAEDPHDIGWSMKAPLIVLGVLALVAGIANLAPVAKLAQIDIVFLEHWLDGEYGAVEGLTYSAYGELLAFETAYIGGEQLTVLIAAGVSLLLAFSGAGLAWKLYNVPEPVAHKERLGSARQTLESNYYQDEYQVWLAEGFTQPLARAADRFDQTVIDGVVNSVSTASLFSSSRLKRIQTGLVTNYAALLVAGFIGLLLVLGYVGGWFL
- the nuoK gene encoding NADH-quinone oxidoreductase subunit NuoK, which encodes MTVGVEHYVLLSMALFAIGLFGILTRRNALMFLMSVELMLNAANINLIAFAFYHGNLSGQVFALFTMALAAAEVAVGLGIILLLYRNFRDVDVTVPTTMRW
- a CDS encoding complex I subunit 4 family protein — translated: MMIEALIAVALVGAFVTFVAPNRIAGKLAFAISLIPAALSLWMFSAFDGSGNALLGGELAFASEFEWIQFGEYSISWLVGLDGISMPLVVLTTILSSLAIVSSWTPIDERESQFYGLVLFIEANLIGVFAALDFFVWFIFWEAVLIPMYLLIGIWGGPRRKYAAIKFFVYTNVASLVMFGAFIALVFGLGDVTTFALPDVTAAMLDGGPDGFLGIGGTTLASLVFVAMFLGFAVKVPIVPFHTWLPDAHVEAPTPASVLLAGVLLKMGTYALLRFNFTMFPAEIIEPFVIPIAAIAVISVIYGAMLALAQTDLKRIVAYSSVSSMGYVILGLIALTQFGVGGATFQMVSHGLISGLMFMAVGVIYNATHTRMVTDMSGMADRMPVAVGILVAGAFGYMGLPLMSGFFGEFTIFFGAFGAEGLAYSQVFTALAMFGIVIVAGYLLFALQRTVFGPYHLETDYDVDRAPLHDIAPMFVLLGLIILLGVAPELIFEMITDAVDPILETGGEL
- a CDS encoding NuoI/complex I 23 kDa subunit family protein, whose translation is MIGVLKSMATTMKHALDGSTFTVEYPTAAPDVSPRFRGVHKFSQERCIWCRQCENVCPNDTIQIVMDDKRNGEQYNLHIGQCIYCRLCEEVCPVDAILLTQNFEFTGDTKHDLVYNKEQLKSVPWYKDIDPLESREPDRGAWIGEGDGEVDYQ